In Phragmitibacter flavus, the following are encoded in one genomic region:
- a CDS encoding UDP-2,3-diacylglucosamine diphosphatase, with product MKRKLRFKTIFISDVHLGVPECKASQASHFIRNSSCEKLVLNGDIIDAWALKRDGKWTKDHTHFVRTVLRKMEKEGTEVIYLRGNHDDVLERFLPLSLDNLKITDEHIHQSPHGNYLVVHGDGFDHVTTNHKWMAELGAIGYNSLLKLNRIYNAYRSWRGKAPFSFAKWVKAKVKGAVSFVGKYEEQLQNLAHSKKCDGIICGHIHTPADKQVGDVHYLNSGDWVESMTAVVEHLDRSFEVINYEEWCRRAGRQPKGLLLDAESTDLDAEDALEDLEETEPKRQPESTGSSATVTVP from the coding sequence ATGAAACGCAAACTCCGATTCAAAACCATTTTCATTTCTGACGTCCACCTCGGCGTGCCTGAATGCAAAGCCTCCCAGGCCAGCCACTTCATCCGCAATTCCAGTTGCGAAAAACTCGTTCTCAACGGCGACATCATTGACGCATGGGCGCTGAAACGAGATGGCAAATGGACCAAAGATCACACCCATTTCGTCCGCACCGTGCTGCGCAAAATGGAAAAAGAAGGCACCGAAGTCATTTATCTACGCGGCAACCACGACGATGTGCTCGAACGCTTCCTCCCCCTCAGCCTCGACAATCTCAAAATCACCGACGAACACATTCACCAATCTCCACACGGCAACTACCTCGTGGTTCACGGCGATGGATTCGACCACGTCACCACCAACCACAAATGGATGGCTGAACTTGGGGCCATCGGCTACAACTCGCTTCTCAAGCTCAACCGCATTTACAACGCCTACCGTTCCTGGCGCGGCAAGGCCCCCTTCTCATTTGCCAAATGGGTGAAGGCCAAAGTCAAAGGCGCGGTCAGCTTCGTCGGCAAATACGAGGAACAGTTGCAAAATCTCGCGCACTCCAAAAAATGCGATGGCATCATCTGTGGCCACATCCACACCCCCGCAGACAAACAAGTGGGCGACGTCCACTATCTCAACTCGGGGGACTGGGTGGAGTCCATGACCGCCGTGGTGGAGCACCTTGATCGTAGCTTCGAAGTCATTAACTATGAGGAATGGTGCCGCCGTGCTGGTCGCCAGCCGAAAGGTCTGCTGCTTGATGCAGAATCCACCGACCTCGACGCAGAAGATGCTTTGGAAGATCTTGAGGAGACTGAACCGAAGCGTCAGCCTGAATCCACAGGTTCAAGCGCAACCGTCACGGTGCCATAA
- a CDS encoding 3-keto-disaccharide hydrolase — translation MKIAFVTLISLFAAASVSAEDGWIPLFNGKDLSGWKDNIATEEKPEEKANSFVVEDGAIKVQGGRAHLFYVGEDGKASFKNFEFKAKVKLGSTEAGSNSGIYIHTQMEDKGWPSKGYECQVNSTKHKDVKKTGGLYGVKDVLNTSPAADDEWFDYEIKVEGKRIVIKINGEVTTDFTEPDDWDPSKALKNMDGRKLTAGTIALQGHDPISRVYYKDLYLKPLP, via the coding sequence ATGAAAATCGCATTTGTCACCCTCATTTCCCTGTTCGCAGCGGCTTCGGTATCGGCCGAGGACGGCTGGATTCCCCTCTTCAATGGCAAAGACCTCAGCGGTTGGAAAGACAACATCGCGACCGAGGAAAAGCCTGAGGAAAAAGCCAATTCCTTCGTTGTGGAAGATGGCGCGATCAAGGTTCAGGGCGGACGTGCGCATTTGTTTTATGTCGGTGAAGACGGCAAGGCCAGCTTCAAGAATTTTGAGTTCAAGGCCAAGGTGAAATTGGGGTCGACAGAAGCGGGTTCCAACTCCGGGATCTACATCCACACGCAGATGGAAGACAAGGGCTGGCCGAGCAAAGGTTATGAATGCCAGGTTAACTCCACTAAACACAAGGACGTGAAAAAAACGGGCGGTCTTTATGGAGTCAAAGATGTGCTCAACACCTCTCCTGCAGCTGACGATGAGTGGTTCGACTATGAAATCAAAGTCGAAGGCAAACGCATCGTCATCAAGATCAATGGCGAAGTGACCACCGATTTCACCGAGCCTGATGACTGGGATCCCAGCAAAGCTTTGAAGAACATGGACGGTCGCAAACTGACCGCCGGGACCATTGCACTTCAGGGGCATGATCCGATCAGCCGTGTCTATTACAAGGACCTGTATCTCAAACCACTTCCATAA
- a CDS encoding NfeD family protein, which translates to MASVQGQETAPPTAEAPAVEAPSKPAEVVEEPKKAVQKEVENEVNVVRRDEVKPRVFEQGESYEGKVVIIPVGEEDLMNPARFEYMSRTLKRASDEGAEAVVIDLDTPGGIAWNTTTMAMEDLQKMKVRTVAFVNPRALSAGALIAMGTDAIYMSPASTIGAATPVSSMGAELGEAERAKMNSALMAMARSAAKAKGHREEVANSMVDKDVGLKIGEVEIVPKGQICSLDQEQATRMFDGKPLLAKAVVGDLEALKQMEQFKGESVRAEPQGFELVAIWITQYATVLLLIGLAAGYLEMQAPGFGLPGFTAIAAFFLFFFGHYIAGSLVGFETVALFVLGIGLIAVEFFILPGFIVPGLVGLAMVVGALIYTMAGWEFTVPEGGVLPVRLEDYMRPLLNLGLAFVGSIIVIMLMMRYLPDVGPFKNMILETAVGGEQASIEGEGQRMAGSVAVGALGLTKSALRPYGNVEFDGVMLEAMSEGDYLPPGTKVRVRSVTSGKMVVEREAEPQVGNETETVAGHGGSGVQGEGV; encoded by the coding sequence ATGGCCTCGGTCCAAGGACAGGAGACGGCTCCACCGACTGCGGAGGCACCGGCAGTAGAAGCTCCAAGTAAACCTGCTGAAGTGGTGGAAGAGCCAAAGAAAGCGGTGCAGAAGGAGGTGGAGAATGAGGTGAATGTGGTTCGTCGCGACGAGGTGAAGCCGCGGGTGTTTGAACAGGGGGAGTCGTATGAGGGCAAGGTGGTGATCATTCCGGTGGGCGAGGAGGATTTGATGAATCCGGCACGGTTTGAATACATGTCGCGGACACTCAAGCGGGCCTCCGACGAGGGGGCGGAGGCGGTGGTGATTGATCTGGATACGCCAGGTGGGATTGCATGGAACACCACGACGATGGCCATGGAGGATTTGCAGAAGATGAAGGTGCGGACGGTGGCGTTTGTGAATCCGCGGGCACTGTCGGCGGGGGCGTTGATTGCGATGGGGACGGATGCGATTTACATGAGTCCGGCGAGCACGATTGGTGCGGCGACGCCGGTGTCGTCCATGGGGGCGGAGCTGGGTGAGGCGGAGCGGGCGAAGATGAATTCGGCGTTGATGGCGATGGCGAGGAGTGCGGCGAAGGCGAAGGGGCATCGCGAGGAGGTGGCGAATTCGATGGTCGACAAGGATGTGGGATTGAAGATCGGGGAGGTGGAGATTGTGCCGAAGGGGCAGATTTGTTCACTGGATCAGGAGCAGGCGACGCGAATGTTTGATGGAAAGCCGTTGCTGGCGAAGGCGGTGGTGGGGGATCTGGAGGCGCTGAAGCAGATGGAGCAGTTCAAGGGCGAAAGTGTGCGGGCGGAGCCGCAGGGGTTTGAGCTGGTGGCGATCTGGATCACGCAGTATGCGACGGTGCTGTTGTTGATTGGGTTGGCGGCGGGGTATTTGGAGATGCAGGCTCCGGGATTTGGTCTGCCGGGTTTTACGGCGATTGCGGCGTTCTTTTTGTTCTTTTTCGGTCACTACATCGCGGGGAGTTTGGTCGGGTTTGAGACGGTGGCGCTGTTTGTGTTGGGCATTGGGTTGATTGCGGTGGAGTTCTTTATTCTGCCCGGGTTCATTGTGCCGGGACTGGTGGGACTTGCGATGGTGGTCGGGGCGTTGATTTACACGATGGCGGGTTGGGAGTTCACGGTGCCTGAGGGCGGGGTGTTGCCGGTTCGATTGGAGGATTATATGAGACCGCTATTGAACCTGGGACTGGCGTTTGTGGGGTCGATCATCGTGATCATGCTGATGATGCGATACCTGCCGGACGTGGGTCCTTTCAAGAACATGATTCTGGAGACAGCGGTGGGTGGGGAGCAGGCGTCGATTGAGGGTGAAGGGCAGCGGATGGCGGGTTCGGTGGCGGTGGGCGCTTTGGGGCTGACGAAGTCGGCGTTGCGGCCTTATGGCAACGTGGAGTTTGATGGGGTGATGCTGGAGGCGATGTCAGAGGGGGATTATTTGCCGCCTGGGACGAAGGTCAGGGTGAGATCGGTGACCAGCGGCAAAATGGTGGTCGAGAGGGAGGCGGAACCGCAGGTGGGGAATGAGACGGAGACGGTGGCGGGGCACGGAGGCTCAGGGGTTCAAGGCGAAGGGGTGTAG
- a CDS encoding glycosyltransferase family 4 protein, producing the protein MIVTDTFPPDINGVARTLQMWAHGLSARGHRVTVVTTTEEAREANSRKGVEVLAMPALPIPGYQGIRMGVASRRQFEELIEIKRPDAMYVAVESLMGLNAVRAAGRAGVPVVSGFHTNFHTYSQDYRLPVLKNGAEWYLRYLHNRTARTLTPSESTAEQLRALGIENVGVLGRGVDTLLFNPQRRDTTLRQSWGADDSTPVALFVGRIAAEKNLPLVVKAFRQIVSQQPGARCVFVGDGPLSAALQEEHPDFIHAGARTGEDLARHYASADLFIFPSITETFGNVITEALTSGLVTVTYDYAAARQFIRNGENGFTAPYEDETVYLERVTTALTHWNDSAVRIAAADTSKRLSWDAIIAQFEQELSNARPSDSTTSDNHTRPTTS; encoded by the coding sequence ATGATCGTAACAGACACCTTCCCGCCGGATATCAACGGCGTGGCAAGAACCCTGCAAATGTGGGCGCACGGCCTTTCCGCCCGGGGCCATCGCGTCACGGTCGTCACGACGACGGAGGAGGCACGCGAGGCGAATTCCCGCAAAGGAGTCGAAGTGCTCGCCATGCCGGCCCTGCCCATCCCCGGTTACCAGGGAATTCGCATGGGCGTGGCGTCCCGCCGCCAGTTCGAAGAGCTCATCGAGATCAAAAGGCCCGATGCGATGTATGTCGCCGTTGAAAGCCTCATGGGACTCAACGCTGTTCGCGCTGCCGGTCGAGCGGGTGTTCCCGTCGTCTCTGGATTCCACACCAATTTCCACACCTACTCCCAGGATTACCGGCTGCCTGTGTTGAAAAACGGAGCCGAATGGTATTTGCGTTACCTGCACAATCGCACCGCCCGGACGCTGACACCCTCCGAAAGCACCGCCGAACAATTGCGTGCCTTGGGCATCGAAAACGTCGGTGTGCTCGGTCGCGGCGTGGACACCCTGCTCTTCAATCCCCAGCGTCGCGACACGACTCTGCGTCAGTCCTGGGGTGCCGATGACTCCACCCCTGTGGCGCTGTTCGTCGGTCGAATCGCGGCCGAGAAAAACCTCCCCCTCGTTGTGAAAGCCTTTCGTCAGATTGTCTCCCAACAACCTGGCGCTCGCTGCGTTTTTGTCGGTGATGGTCCTCTCTCAGCCGCCCTTCAGGAAGAGCATCCGGACTTCATCCACGCCGGAGCCCGCACGGGTGAAGACCTCGCCAGGCACTACGCCAGCGCGGATCTCTTCATCTTCCCCAGCATCACCGAAACCTTTGGAAATGTCATCACCGAAGCGCTCACCAGCGGCCTCGTCACCGTCACCTACGACTACGCCGCTGCACGGCAGTTCATCCGCAACGGTGAAAACGGCTTCACCGCCCCCTACGAAGACGAAACTGTCTACCTTGAGCGTGTCACCACCGCCCTGACGCACTGGAACGATTCCGCCGTGCGGATTGCGGCTGCCGACACCAGCAAACGTCTCTCTTGGGACGCCATCATTGCGCAATTTGAGCAAGAACTTTCCAACGCCCGCCCTTCCGACTCAACCACGTCCGACAACCACACCCGCCCCACCACGTCATGA
- a CDS encoding ABC transporter ATP-binding protein codes for MADNDILLEASELTRVFDGITVLDRFSFQLRRGEVLGMLGANGAGKTTAMNMLLGLTTPTSGSIRAFGMDLFKNRVAVLQRCNFSSAYTNLPSNLKVWQNLKVFAMIYGVKDAAKKIDSLLELFEITDLKKHVTGHLSAGESTRVNLCKALLNDPELLLLDEPTASLDPDIADKVRKTLRKVQAERGIGILYTSHNMRDIEEVCDRVIFLHKGKVVAEGTPSEIVEKTQERSLEDVFIKIARSGDVEEQAG; via the coding sequence ATGGCCGACAACGACATCCTTCTTGAAGCCAGCGAGTTGACCCGTGTATTTGACGGCATCACGGTGCTGGATCGCTTCAGTTTTCAACTGCGTCGAGGCGAGGTGCTGGGAATGCTGGGAGCCAACGGAGCGGGCAAAACGACCGCGATGAACATGTTGCTGGGACTGACGACGCCGACCTCAGGGAGCATTCGTGCGTTTGGCATGGACCTGTTCAAGAACCGGGTGGCGGTGCTGCAACGGTGCAATTTTTCATCGGCTTATACGAACCTGCCGAGCAATCTGAAGGTATGGCAAAATTTGAAGGTGTTCGCGATGATCTACGGGGTGAAGGACGCGGCGAAGAAGATCGACAGTTTGTTGGAGCTGTTTGAGATCACTGATCTGAAAAAGCACGTGACGGGGCATCTTTCGGCGGGCGAGAGCACGCGGGTGAACCTGTGCAAGGCGTTGCTGAATGATCCGGAGTTGTTGTTGCTGGATGAACCGACCGCGAGTTTGGATCCAGACATTGCGGACAAGGTGCGCAAGACGTTGAGGAAGGTGCAGGCGGAGCGTGGGATTGGGATTTTGTATACCTCGCACAACATGCGCGACATTGAAGAGGTGTGCGACCGGGTGATCTTCCTGCACAAGGGCAAGGTGGTGGCGGAGGGGACGCCGTCGGAGATTGTCGAGAAGACGCAGGAGCGGTCGCTGGAGGATGTGTTCATCAAGATCGCGCGCAGTGGCGATGTGGAGGAGCAGGCGGGCTAG
- a CDS encoding ABC transporter permease has product MNFRVIYALILRYLFLYGRTPMRLVELVFWPVVDLMVWGYLTMFLQENSEQEFASFLIFLVGGMILWDVLFRAQQGVAISFLEDVWTRNLLNIFVSPVRTHEYVAATFAIGFLRIMVTMIVLCTLAAVNYNFNIFQLEWSLIPFFLNLLVFGWSLGMISTALILRWGQAVESLAWAVPFFIQPLVAVFYPVAKLPEWLQYIALCFPATHVFEGMREVLNPKIGFLSWERVGWACLTNVIFMAIAATIFATMLQSTRRRGLLTKLATQ; this is encoded by the coding sequence ATGAACTTTCGAGTGATTTACGCGTTGATTTTGCGGTATCTGTTTCTGTATGGACGGACGCCGATGCGGTTGGTGGAGCTGGTGTTCTGGCCGGTGGTGGATCTGATGGTGTGGGGATACCTGACGATGTTCCTGCAGGAAAACTCCGAACAGGAATTTGCGTCGTTTTTGATCTTTTTGGTGGGCGGGATGATTCTATGGGATGTGTTGTTCCGTGCCCAACAGGGGGTGGCGATCTCATTTTTGGAAGATGTGTGGACGCGTAACTTGCTGAACATTTTTGTGTCTCCCGTTCGCACGCATGAGTATGTGGCGGCGACTTTTGCGATTGGGTTTTTGCGGATCATGGTGACAATGATCGTGCTCTGCACCCTCGCGGCGGTGAACTACAACTTTAATATTTTCCAACTGGAGTGGAGTCTCATCCCATTCTTCCTGAACCTGTTGGTGTTCGGGTGGAGTTTGGGCATGATTTCCACGGCGTTGATCTTGCGATGGGGACAGGCGGTGGAGTCGCTGGCGTGGGCGGTGCCATTTTTCATCCAGCCACTGGTGGCGGTATTTTATCCGGTGGCCAAGTTACCCGAGTGGTTGCAGTATATCGCCTTGTGTTTCCCGGCGACCCATGTGTTTGAGGGCATGCGCGAGGTGTTGAACCCGAAAATCGGTTTTCTGAGCTGGGAACGGGTGGGCTGGGCTTGTCTGACCAATGTGATTTTTATGGCCATCGCAGCAACCATTTTTGCCACCATGCTGCAGAGCACTCGTCGACGGGGTTTGTTGACCAAGCTCGCAACCCAGTAG
- a CDS encoding Hsp33 family molecular chaperone HslO gives MADAEPESEPEPGILDVRTYFVRGRNALLARADFEPLYIDYYLHLADHGLRYAPQADLMLKEALAALTLHLASRPQDEGAGWTMNFNEPHMNLFVTGCTRPPHVTGRVFTEDVRAFEKSLIIAQRIRNGQNTGQSMVEFTGSDIFAAVEQFYEQSEQRLARLFRYDHEDLVMVTAQPDCDEDWLRSLTEEDIRTIDQKETLSLLEERQYVWKCGCSIERLYPLLARLGDNDLNDAFGGDEIITLTCPRCGARYRASKEQFEAWQATH, from the coding sequence ATGGCCGACGCTGAACCTGAATCTGAACCTGAACCGGGCATCCTGGATGTGCGCACTTATTTTGTGCGTGGTCGCAACGCCCTGCTGGCCCGTGCGGATTTCGAGCCGTTGTATATCGACTATTACCTGCATCTGGCTGATCACGGACTGCGCTACGCTCCACAAGCGGATCTGATGCTGAAGGAGGCGCTGGCTGCCCTTACCTTGCATCTGGCATCGCGACCCCAGGATGAAGGGGCAGGCTGGACGATGAATTTTAATGAACCGCACATGAACTTGTTCGTCACCGGGTGCACGCGTCCGCCGCATGTGACGGGAAGGGTTTTTACGGAAGATGTGCGGGCGTTTGAAAAGAGCCTGATCATCGCGCAGAGGATTCGCAACGGGCAGAACACCGGGCAAAGCATGGTGGAGTTCACCGGATCGGACATTTTCGCGGCCGTGGAGCAGTTTTATGAACAGAGCGAACAGCGGCTGGCCCGGTTGTTCCGATATGATCATGAGGACTTGGTAATGGTCACCGCGCAGCCGGATTGTGATGAAGACTGGCTGCGGTCATTGACCGAGGAGGACATCCGCACGATTGATCAGAAGGAGACGCTCAGCTTGTTGGAGGAGCGTCAGTATGTGTGGAAATGTGGGTGTTCGATCGAGCGGCTGTATCCCTTGCTGGCACGGCTGGGTGACAACGATTTGAATGATGCTTTTGGAGGGGATGAGATCATCACGCTGACCTGCCCACGATGCGGGGCCAGGTATCGGGCCTCCAAGGAACAATTTGAAGCGTGGCAGGCGACGCATTGA
- a CDS encoding aminotransferase class IV — MLSNGNHFWLNGRLRRSGEAVISPYDRGLQVGHGAFETMHVHEGKVFAVTRHWQRLCQSCKVLGIKAPELTVFSDAVEETVAANGIDPARVRFTITRDNGEGEGSPTMVVTVSQSLTHRPAARVATVPWPRNEQSPLCGVKCLSYADNVLASEHASKLDADEAVFGNTRGELCEGATSNIFLVQPDVDGIATPPLNAGCLPGVIRGLVIELAEADGIQVAQRALALSTLSQAREAFLTSSTRYVQAVSHVDGQALFQSPGGYTRRLAELLKSLMAENPDP; from the coding sequence ATGTTATCGAACGGAAATCATTTTTGGCTCAACGGGCGGCTCAGACGCTCGGGTGAGGCCGTGATTTCACCGTATGATCGAGGATTGCAAGTGGGGCATGGGGCCTTCGAAACCATGCATGTCCATGAGGGAAAAGTATTTGCCGTCACGCGGCACTGGCAGCGACTTTGTCAGTCCTGCAAGGTGCTTGGCATCAAGGCTCCGGAATTGACGGTTTTTTCAGATGCGGTGGAGGAAACGGTGGCCGCAAACGGAATTGATCCCGCACGGGTGCGGTTCACGATTACTCGTGACAATGGTGAGGGCGAGGGTTCGCCAACCATGGTGGTCACCGTTTCCCAATCACTAACTCATCGTCCGGCGGCGCGGGTTGCCACCGTGCCCTGGCCCCGCAACGAACAAAGCCCGCTTTGCGGCGTGAAGTGCCTTTCATATGCGGACAATGTGCTGGCCTCTGAGCACGCTTCCAAGTTAGACGCAGATGAGGCGGTGTTTGGGAATACTCGTGGAGAATTGTGTGAAGGAGCCACGTCCAATATTTTTCTCGTGCAGCCAGATGTGGATGGAATTGCCACGCCACCGCTGAATGCAGGATGTCTTCCCGGTGTGATCCGGGGGTTGGTGATCGAGCTTGCCGAAGCGGATGGCATTCAAGTCGCCCAACGCGCCTTGGCGCTGTCAACATTGTCTCAGGCTAGGGAGGCGTTCCTTACTTCTTCCACCCGATATGTCCAGGCCGTCTCGCATGTGGATGGCCAAGCTCTTTTCCAATCGCCCGGTGGTTATACCCGCCGGCTGGCCGAACTGCTCAAAAGTCTGATGGCAGAAAATCCCGACCCCTGA
- a CDS encoding leucine-rich repeat-containing protein kinase family protein, whose product MPAETRMMMEKTDVLGTLRAGELAGATRLDLAGCGLTGVPREGFDLADSLGVLNLSQNRLQNLPDELATLGRLKILFGSDNQFTKVPEVVGACPALSMVGFKANAIEEVPAECLPKHLRWLILTDNQVAELPKQLGGCAALQKLMLSGNRLERLPEEMAGCVNLELVRLASNRFKRLPEWLLKLPKLAWLAVAGNPCSATPDAVGEAGLEEVAWGTLELKEKLGEGASGLIYRALRSDGTEVAVKVFKGAVTSDGLPENEMKASIAAGRHAHLIKVLGKVKGHPQGMEGLVMALLDSKYRNLAGPPSFESCTRDVYGEDLRLERRQVIAMARAMASVAMQLHGRGLMHGDFYAHNMVWDGEEGCLLGDFGGASFYDPEVTGVSLERLEVRAFGCLMEELLDRCVDEGGPGLRELQRRCLDGDVAGRPRFGEILEALDAR is encoded by the coding sequence ATGCCTGCGGAAACTAGAATGATGATGGAGAAGACCGATGTTTTGGGAACGCTGCGTGCCGGGGAATTGGCGGGGGCGACGCGTTTGGATTTGGCGGGATGCGGCCTTACGGGAGTGCCGCGCGAGGGGTTTGATCTGGCGGATTCGCTGGGGGTGTTGAATCTATCGCAGAATCGTCTGCAGAACTTGCCGGATGAGTTGGCCACCTTGGGACGATTGAAGATATTGTTTGGATCGGACAATCAGTTTACGAAAGTGCCGGAGGTGGTGGGGGCTTGTCCGGCATTGAGCATGGTGGGGTTCAAGGCAAATGCGATTGAAGAGGTTCCGGCGGAGTGTTTGCCGAAGCATTTGCGGTGGTTGATTCTGACGGACAATCAGGTGGCGGAGTTGCCGAAGCAGCTGGGCGGGTGCGCGGCATTACAGAAGTTGATGCTGTCGGGCAATCGTTTGGAAAGGTTGCCGGAGGAGATGGCAGGTTGTGTGAATCTGGAGCTGGTGAGGCTGGCATCGAATCGGTTTAAGCGGCTGCCGGAGTGGCTGTTGAAGTTGCCGAAGCTGGCCTGGCTGGCGGTGGCGGGGAATCCGTGTTCGGCGACTCCCGATGCGGTGGGTGAGGCGGGACTGGAAGAAGTGGCATGGGGGACGCTGGAGTTGAAGGAAAAGCTTGGGGAGGGGGCATCGGGCTTGATTTACCGTGCGCTGAGGTCGGACGGAACCGAGGTGGCGGTGAAGGTTTTCAAGGGGGCGGTGACGAGTGACGGGTTGCCGGAGAATGAGATGAAGGCGAGCATCGCGGCGGGTCGGCATGCGCATTTGATCAAGGTGCTGGGGAAGGTGAAGGGGCATCCACAGGGCATGGAGGGGTTGGTGATGGCTTTGTTGGATTCGAAGTATCGGAATCTGGCGGGACCACCGAGTTTTGAGAGTTGCACGCGGGATGTCTACGGAGAGGACTTGCGGTTGGAGCGGCGTCAGGTGATCGCGATGGCCCGGGCAATGGCGTCGGTGGCGATGCAGTTGCATGGGCGCGGGTTGATGCACGGGGATTTTTATGCGCACAACATGGTGTGGGATGGGGAAGAGGGATGTTTGCTGGGAGATTTTGGTGGGGCGTCATTTTATGATCCCGAGGTGACGGGAGTAAGTCTGGAGCGATTGGAGGTGAGGGCGTTTGGGTGTTTGATGGAGGAGTTGCTGGATCGATGTGTGGATGAGGGGGGACCGGGATTGAGGGAGTTGCAGAGACGGTGTCTGGATGGTGATGTGGCGGGGCGGCCACGGTTTGGGGAGATTTTGGAAGCGTTGGACGCGCGATGA
- a CDS encoding enolase C-terminal domain-like protein, translated as MPLKFGPETTTRVVCLRTSVEVADKAGRRAIGWGETPLSVSWVWPASLSVADRARRMEAFAVQLAEKLVAFGASGHPLEISHDFQKHVLMNEVAIANQLEDSEPMPYLAALVCLSAFDIALHDAYGQLHQRDIYDLYDKEFFSRDLSHFLEPESGSSISFKDRHVADFLIRPGVRSMPVWHLVGGLDALTAEDLNGTEPNDGHPVLLGDWIQKDGLRCLKVKLRGTDAQWDYERMRRIAALGFPMGVRWLSADFNCTVRDPAYVNDILDKLLRDEPEIYARTLYVEQPFAYELEHDMLDVRSVSARKPLFLDESAHDWEFVKLGRSLGWSGVALKTCKTQTGALLSLCWAKAHGMPLMVQDLTNPMLAMLPHVRLASHAGTIQGVECNAMQFYPDASLPEQAVHPHIYQRRHGMVDISTLGGNGFGYRIEDIQRQLPAAAATFAS; from the coding sequence GTGCCGCTGAAATTCGGGCCCGAAACCACCACCCGGGTGGTCTGCCTGCGCACTTCGGTTGAGGTCGCTGACAAGGCCGGTCGACGCGCCATCGGATGGGGCGAAACACCCCTGAGTGTTTCATGGGTCTGGCCTGCATCCCTCTCGGTGGCCGATCGCGCCCGCCGCATGGAGGCGTTCGCGGTGCAACTGGCAGAAAAGTTGGTGGCTTTTGGAGCAAGTGGTCACCCGCTGGAGATCAGTCACGATTTTCAAAAACACGTGCTAATGAACGAGGTCGCCATTGCGAATCAACTCGAAGACAGCGAACCAATGCCTTACCTCGCCGCGCTCGTTTGCTTAAGCGCCTTTGATATCGCTTTGCATGATGCCTACGGGCAGCTTCACCAACGCGACATTTACGATCTTTACGACAAAGAATTTTTTTCACGCGACCTATCCCATTTTCTCGAACCAGAGAGCGGTTCTTCCATCAGTTTCAAGGATCGACACGTTGCCGATTTCCTCATCCGGCCCGGGGTAAGATCCATGCCCGTGTGGCATCTCGTCGGCGGACTCGACGCCTTAACGGCTGAAGACCTCAACGGGACCGAACCCAACGACGGCCATCCCGTGCTCCTCGGAGACTGGATCCAAAAGGACGGATTGCGCTGTCTCAAGGTCAAATTGCGCGGCACGGATGCGCAATGGGACTACGAAAGAATGCGCCGCATCGCCGCACTCGGTTTCCCAATGGGAGTGCGATGGTTGAGCGCCGATTTCAACTGCACCGTGCGCGATCCCGCTTATGTGAATGACATCCTCGACAAACTGCTGCGCGACGAGCCCGAGATTTACGCCCGCACCCTCTACGTCGAGCAGCCCTTCGCCTACGAACTTGAGCACGACATGCTGGATGTGCGCAGCGTCTCCGCCCGCAAGCCGTTATTCCTCGACGAAAGCGCGCACGATTGGGAGTTCGTCAAACTCGGTCGCAGTCTCGGCTGGTCGGGCGTTGCCCTGAAGACCTGCAAAACGCAAACCGGTGCGCTCCTCAGCCTCTGCTGGGCGAAAGCGCACGGCATGCCTCTCATGGTGCAAGACCTCACCAATCCGATGCTCGCCATGCTCCCCCATGTGCGCTTGGCCTCGCACGCAGGCACCATCCAGGGGGTCGAGTGCAACGCCATGCAATTCTACCCGGATGCCTCCCTTCCCGAGCAAGCCGTGCATCCACACATCTACCAACGTCGCCACGGGATGGTCGACATCTCCACTCTGGGAGGCAACGGATTCGGCTACCGCATCGAAGACATCCAGCGCCAGCTTCCGGCAGCTGCAGCGACCTTCGCTTCCTGA